A genome region from Microplitis mediator isolate UGA2020A chromosome 4, iyMicMedi2.1, whole genome shotgun sequence includes the following:
- the LOC130666943 gene encoding SET and MYND domain-containing protein 4-like isoform X2 encodes MDEGMFGFMLFTHHMADKLTPGEFLRDDEKLMKNALRCAKILTPPSVSNTGAKSPTRTQILIDKGNAAFKASPHSLETIKIYTEALAYAPVDSHPELMAKCYGNRSAVLCNCKYYDFSLKDIDKALKIGYPDHLKAKLYIRRVKNLLALHNGKSNERIIEATKDARYWIDKISDAEIRKKTQGSLNGLKNLHLKSHKKFDPTSYVSAIRDDNRQILRASSAIALKYSEEFGRHVVATRDIKPGEALTIQKVYASTLLSDNRYTRCWNCSRATWSSVPCNNCSNVIFCDETCRDSAWNDYHDIECRVISAMPPIFLRTECVLAIRVTIKAYKEAGSLPALKRNLIKIDVHTDPLTKGFTNNVYDETKYASVYTLKRGINSISERAKWSYIASRILYTLSETTDMLGNKKYDNFKDLANDDLAVFLGAIIFRNIEITGNNGVNTSLLNNIQDTIIEHCDILMPFSSIFNHSCDGSVTPAIFRDVNVFFSMDSIKKGQRILANYGKDYDYKQAVTADRIKNLKERFGFRCKCIPCVNDWNPDTVFRSYHSLSFPPSVQLKLTMVEYEVDRLKGKVKKYCSLINSIHLREMIDWLSNGLIIHNKHYDQLTAESAEWKHLLGLMYSRMKDITY; translated from the exons atggatg AAGGTATGTTCGGCTTCATGCTTTTTACGCATCATATGGCGGATAAGTTGACACCTGGTGAATTTTTACGCGATGATGAAAAACTTATGAAAAATGCTCTTCGAtgtgcaaaaattttaacgcCTCCGAGCGTCAGTAACACCGGGGCAAAAAGTCCAACCAGGACCCAGATTTTGATTGACAAAGGAAACGCAGCTTTCAAGGCCTCACCACATTCATTGGAGACCATTAAAATCTATACCGAAGCTCTAGCATACGCGCCCGTTGATTCACACCCGGAACTGATGGCTAAATGTTACGGTAATCGGTCAGCAGTCCTCTGTAACTGCAAGTATTACGATTTTTCGTTGAAAGACATCGACAAAGCCCTCAAAATAGGGTATCCTGATCATCTGAAAGCTAAATTGTACATTCGTCGAGTGAAAAATTTACTGGCACTACATAACGGCAAGAGTAATGAACGGATAATTGAGGCTACCAAAGATGCTCGCTACTGGATAGACAAAATAAGTGATGCAGAAATCAGGAAGAAGACTCAGGGCTCTTTGAATGGTTTGAAAAATCTTCATCTGAAGTCCCACAAGAAGTTTGATCCTACTTCATATGTGTCTGCGATACGTGATGACAACCGTCAAATACTACGAGCTTCAAGTGCCATCGCTCTGAAATATTCCGAGGAATTCGGCAGACATGTCGTCGCAACCAGAGACATCAAACCCGGGGAGGCTCTGACCATACAAAAAGTTTATGCGTCAACTCTTCTGTCAGACAATCGTTACACTCGTTGTTGGAACTGTTCCCGAGCAACTTGGTCAAGTGTACCCTGCAATAATTGCAGCAACGTCATCTTCTGCGACGAAACTTGTCGCGACTCTGCTTGGAATGATTATCATGACATCGAGTGCCGAGTTATTTCCGCGATGCCTCCTATTTTTCTCAGAACTGAGTGTGTCTTGGCTATAAGGGTCACCATAAAAGCATACAAAGAAGCTGGTAGTTTGCCTGCTCTGAAGAgaaatctcataaaaattgatgtgcatacag ATCCACTGACTAAAGGCTTCACTAACAATGTATATGATGAGACAAAGTATGCAAGTGTTTATACATTGAAAAGAGGAATAAATTCAATATCCGAGAGAGCAAAGTGGTCTTATATTGCTAGTCGCATTCTGTACACTTTGTCCGAGACTACTGACATGCTCGGTAACAAAAAGTATGACAACTTCAAAGATCTTGCAAATGATGATCTAGCCGTTTTTTTGGgagcaattatttttagaaacaTTGAAATAACAGGAAACAATGGCGTTAat ACGTCACTTCTGAATAATATCCAGGACACAATAATCGAGCACTGCGACATCCTGATGCCATTTTCATCGATTTTCAATCACAGTTGCGATGGCAGCGTAACACCAGCGATCTTTCGCGAcgtaaatgtttttttctcaatggattctataaaaaaaggcCAACGAATATTAGCCAATTACGGAAAAGATTACGACTACAAGCAAGCAGTTACTGCAGACagaataaagaatttaaaagaacGCTTTGGTTTCCGCTGCAAATGCATTCCCTGCGTAAATGATTGGAATCCTGATACAGTATTTCGTTCTTATCACAGCCTATCGTTCCCTCCGTCAGTGCAATTGAAGTTAACGATGGTTGAGTACGAAGTTGATCGTTTGAAAGGAAAAGTTAAGAAATACTGTAGTCTTATAAACAGCATCCACTTGAGAGAAATGATTGATTGGTTATCGAATggtttaattattcataataaacATTACGATCAACTCACTGCTGAATCTGCCGAATGGAAACATTTGCTCGGATTAATGTACTCGAGAATGAAGGACATTACTTATTGA
- the LOC130666943 gene encoding SET and MYND domain-containing protein 4-like isoform X1 has translation MDAEGMFGFMLFTHHMADKLTPGEFLRDDEKLMKNALRCAKILTPPSVSNTGAKSPTRTQILIDKGNAAFKASPHSLETIKIYTEALAYAPVDSHPELMAKCYGNRSAVLCNCKYYDFSLKDIDKALKIGYPDHLKAKLYIRRVKNLLALHNGKSNERIIEATKDARYWIDKISDAEIRKKTQGSLNGLKNLHLKSHKKFDPTSYVSAIRDDNRQILRASSAIALKYSEEFGRHVVATRDIKPGEALTIQKVYASTLLSDNRYTRCWNCSRATWSSVPCNNCSNVIFCDETCRDSAWNDYHDIECRVISAMPPIFLRTECVLAIRVTIKAYKEAGSLPALKRNLIKIDVHTDPLTKGFTNNVYDETKYASVYTLKRGINSISERAKWSYIASRILYTLSETTDMLGNKKYDNFKDLANDDLAVFLGAIIFRNIEITGNNGVNTSLLNNIQDTIIEHCDILMPFSSIFNHSCDGSVTPAIFRDVNVFFSMDSIKKGQRILANYGKDYDYKQAVTADRIKNLKERFGFRCKCIPCVNDWNPDTVFRSYHSLSFPPSVQLKLTMVEYEVDRLKGKVKKYCSLINSIHLREMIDWLSNGLIIHNKHYDQLTAESAEWKHLLGLMYSRMKDITY, from the exons atggatg cAGAAGGTATGTTCGGCTTCATGCTTTTTACGCATCATATGGCGGATAAGTTGACACCTGGTGAATTTTTACGCGATGATGAAAAACTTATGAAAAATGCTCTTCGAtgtgcaaaaattttaacgcCTCCGAGCGTCAGTAACACCGGGGCAAAAAGTCCAACCAGGACCCAGATTTTGATTGACAAAGGAAACGCAGCTTTCAAGGCCTCACCACATTCATTGGAGACCATTAAAATCTATACCGAAGCTCTAGCATACGCGCCCGTTGATTCACACCCGGAACTGATGGCTAAATGTTACGGTAATCGGTCAGCAGTCCTCTGTAACTGCAAGTATTACGATTTTTCGTTGAAAGACATCGACAAAGCCCTCAAAATAGGGTATCCTGATCATCTGAAAGCTAAATTGTACATTCGTCGAGTGAAAAATTTACTGGCACTACATAACGGCAAGAGTAATGAACGGATAATTGAGGCTACCAAAGATGCTCGCTACTGGATAGACAAAATAAGTGATGCAGAAATCAGGAAGAAGACTCAGGGCTCTTTGAATGGTTTGAAAAATCTTCATCTGAAGTCCCACAAGAAGTTTGATCCTACTTCATATGTGTCTGCGATACGTGATGACAACCGTCAAATACTACGAGCTTCAAGTGCCATCGCTCTGAAATATTCCGAGGAATTCGGCAGACATGTCGTCGCAACCAGAGACATCAAACCCGGGGAGGCTCTGACCATACAAAAAGTTTATGCGTCAACTCTTCTGTCAGACAATCGTTACACTCGTTGTTGGAACTGTTCCCGAGCAACTTGGTCAAGTGTACCCTGCAATAATTGCAGCAACGTCATCTTCTGCGACGAAACTTGTCGCGACTCTGCTTGGAATGATTATCATGACATCGAGTGCCGAGTTATTTCCGCGATGCCTCCTATTTTTCTCAGAACTGAGTGTGTCTTGGCTATAAGGGTCACCATAAAAGCATACAAAGAAGCTGGTAGTTTGCCTGCTCTGAAGAgaaatctcataaaaattgatgtgcatacag ATCCACTGACTAAAGGCTTCACTAACAATGTATATGATGAGACAAAGTATGCAAGTGTTTATACATTGAAAAGAGGAATAAATTCAATATCCGAGAGAGCAAAGTGGTCTTATATTGCTAGTCGCATTCTGTACACTTTGTCCGAGACTACTGACATGCTCGGTAACAAAAAGTATGACAACTTCAAAGATCTTGCAAATGATGATCTAGCCGTTTTTTTGGgagcaattatttttagaaacaTTGAAATAACAGGAAACAATGGCGTTAat ACGTCACTTCTGAATAATATCCAGGACACAATAATCGAGCACTGCGACATCCTGATGCCATTTTCATCGATTTTCAATCACAGTTGCGATGGCAGCGTAACACCAGCGATCTTTCGCGAcgtaaatgtttttttctcaatggattctataaaaaaaggcCAACGAATATTAGCCAATTACGGAAAAGATTACGACTACAAGCAAGCAGTTACTGCAGACagaataaagaatttaaaagaacGCTTTGGTTTCCGCTGCAAATGCATTCCCTGCGTAAATGATTGGAATCCTGATACAGTATTTCGTTCTTATCACAGCCTATCGTTCCCTCCGTCAGTGCAATTGAAGTTAACGATGGTTGAGTACGAAGTTGATCGTTTGAAAGGAAAAGTTAAGAAATACTGTAGTCTTATAAACAGCATCCACTTGAGAGAAATGATTGATTGGTTATCGAATggtttaattattcataataaacATTACGATCAACTCACTGCTGAATCTGCCGAATGGAAACATTTGCTCGGATTAATGTACTCGAGAATGAAGGACATTACTTATTGA